One segment of Geoalkalibacter ferrihydriticus DSM 17813 DNA contains the following:
- a CDS encoding Na(+)-translocating NADH-quinone reductase subunit A, translating to MKTIRIRRGLDIPLAGAPEQVIHSGPYVRRVAVLGPDFPGIKPAMEVAEGDSVRAGQALFTDKRWPRVHYPAPAAGRVTAIHRGPKRVLLAVEIALEGEEELSFARYPQGRLESLAGDEVVENLLASGLWTALRRRPFNLVADPEEKPAALFVTAIASDPLAADPAVVIAERKQEFADGLRVLGHLSEGPLFVCQAPGAEIPCAGRAETVAFAGPHPAGLPGTHMHFLQPVHERRCAWHIGYQDVIAIGHLFTTGQLLNERVIALGGPGVRRPRLVRTRVGAHLGDLLRDDLHEGAQRIVSGSPLSGHAALDALAFLGRYHLQACALPEADQAQPPLGWLRPGFSKFSARRLFAGALLRNKPRPMDTSLGGGPRAIYPIGTYEQVLPFDFSATYMLRALAVGDSDEARALGCLELAEEDLALCSFVCPGKNDFAPQLRAVLDEIEKEG from the coding sequence ATGAAAACGATTCGCATACGCCGCGGCCTCGACATACCCCTTGCCGGAGCACCGGAGCAAGTTATCCATTCGGGACCCTATGTTCGCCGCGTGGCGGTCCTCGGTCCGGATTTTCCCGGGATCAAACCGGCCATGGAAGTGGCCGAAGGCGACTCGGTGCGTGCCGGACAGGCGCTGTTTACCGACAAGCGTTGGCCGCGAGTGCACTATCCCGCTCCAGCCGCCGGCCGGGTCACCGCCATTCACCGCGGTCCCAAGCGCGTGTTGCTCGCGGTGGAGATTGCCCTGGAAGGCGAGGAGGAGCTCAGCTTCGCCAGGTATCCCCAGGGACGCCTGGAGAGTCTCGCGGGTGACGAGGTGGTGGAAAATCTACTGGCCTCGGGGCTGTGGACGGCCCTGCGCCGTCGCCCCTTCAACCTGGTTGCCGATCCCGAGGAAAAGCCCGCGGCCCTTTTTGTTACTGCCATAGCCAGTGATCCCCTTGCCGCTGACCCAGCCGTGGTCATCGCCGAGCGCAAACAGGAATTTGCCGACGGCCTGCGTGTCCTCGGACACCTGAGCGAGGGGCCGTTATTTGTCTGTCAGGCGCCTGGCGCCGAGATCCCCTGTGCCGGGCGCGCTGAAACCGTGGCCTTTGCCGGACCTCATCCGGCCGGGCTGCCGGGCACCCACATGCATTTTCTGCAACCGGTGCATGAACGCCGCTGTGCCTGGCACATCGGCTATCAGGACGTCATCGCTATCGGCCATCTGTTCACCACCGGGCAATTGCTCAATGAGCGGGTCATCGCTCTGGGCGGTCCGGGAGTGCGTCGGCCGCGCCTGGTGCGCACGCGCGTCGGCGCTCACCTGGGAGATCTGCTGCGTGACGACCTGCACGAGGGTGCGCAGCGCATCGTTTCCGGCTCGCCCTTGAGCGGGCACGCCGCGCTTGACGCTCTGGCATTTCTCGGCCGCTACCACCTTCAGGCCTGTGCGCTGCCCGAGGCTGACCAGGCGCAGCCGCCCCTGGGCTGGCTGCGTCCGGGTTTTTCCAAGTTTTCCGCGCGGCGGCTGTTTGCCGGCGCCCTGCTGCGCAACAAGCCGCGCCCCATGGACACAAGCCTGGGCGGGGGACCGCGGGCAATCTATCCGATCGGCACCTATGAGCAGGTGCTGCCCTTTGATTTTTCCGCCACCTACATGTTGCGCGCCTTGGCCGTCGGCGACAGTGACGAGGCGCGCGCCCTCGGTTGCCTGGAACTGGCCGAGGAAGACCTGGCCCTGTGCAGTTTCGTCTGCCCCGGGAAGAACGACTTTGCCCCGCAGTTGCGGGCCGTATTGGACGAGATCGAGAAGGAGGGTTGA
- a CDS encoding complex I subunit 4 family protein, whose product MAELTHIPWLSILVFLPLAGALLCLFVGHSAVFCRWLALATSWGVFTLTAGLFAAFRQGGAGWLLYEDHAWIARFGVRYTLGLDGISLLLVLLTGFLMLVAVLVSWRVVRHSGAFFALLLLMEAGILGVFLALDLVLFYLFWELMLIPMLFLIGIWGHERRVYAAVKFFLFTLAGSLLMLLAIIGVHLLHGAAGGTPSFALEALRGTPLPPHLEAWLYAAFLLAFALKVPLLPLHTWLPDAHTEAPTAGSVILAGLLLKTGVYGLIRFGFPLFPNAAAASLPWLALPALAGIFYAAWIAYAQSDAKRLVAYASVAHMGFVVLGLAAWNQTSLEGSILQMVNHGVTTGALFALVGMIDERAHTRRISDLGGLWGRVPRLSFFFLFFSLASLGLPGLNNFVGEILILIGAFQTRPWWGATAFAGVVFAAAYMLRLVQGVLWGPAQGKEFWPDLDLREAVVLTALALCVLWLGLYPAPFLLPLQAPVAELLGQLTPLAASGGAP is encoded by the coding sequence ATGGCGGAATTGACTCACATACCCTGGCTCTCGATTCTCGTCTTTCTGCCCCTGGCGGGCGCATTGCTGTGCCTGTTCGTGGGGCACAGCGCGGTGTTCTGCCGGTGGCTGGCTCTGGCCACCAGTTGGGGGGTGTTTACCCTGACGGCGGGGCTGTTTGCCGCTTTTCGCCAGGGTGGCGCCGGGTGGCTGTTGTACGAGGATCACGCCTGGATTGCACGCTTCGGCGTGCGCTACACTCTGGGTCTCGATGGCATTTCCCTGCTGCTGGTGCTGCTCACCGGATTTCTCATGCTGGTGGCGGTGCTGGTCTCCTGGCGGGTCGTACGACATTCGGGCGCGTTCTTTGCGTTGCTGCTGCTCATGGAGGCCGGCATCCTCGGAGTCTTTCTCGCCCTCGACCTGGTGCTGTTCTACTTGTTCTGGGAATTGATGCTGATCCCCATGCTGTTTCTCATCGGCATCTGGGGGCACGAGCGGCGTGTGTATGCCGCCGTCAAATTCTTTCTCTTCACCCTGGCCGGCAGTTTGCTGATGCTGCTTGCCATCATTGGTGTGCACCTGCTGCATGGCGCTGCGGGCGGCACGCCCAGCTTCGCCCTTGAGGCGTTGCGCGGCACCCCCCTGCCGCCGCACCTAGAAGCCTGGCTCTACGCGGCCTTTCTGCTGGCCTTTGCCCTCAAGGTGCCGCTGTTGCCCCTGCATACCTGGCTGCCCGACGCCCACACCGAGGCGCCCACCGCCGGCTCGGTGATTCTTGCCGGGCTGCTGCTCAAGACCGGCGTTTACGGCCTGATCCGCTTCGGTTTTCCCCTTTTCCCCAACGCGGCGGCCGCAAGCCTGCCATGGCTGGCGTTGCCCGCTCTGGCGGGTATTTTCTACGCCGCCTGGATCGCCTACGCGCAGTCCGACGCCAAGCGCCTGGTGGCCTATGCCTCGGTCGCGCACATGGGGTTTGTGGTGCTGGGGCTGGCGGCCTGGAATCAGACTTCCCTGGAGGGCAGTATTCTGCAGATGGTCAACCACGGCGTCACCACCGGGGCGCTGTTCGCACTGGTGGGGATGATCGACGAGCGCGCCCATACGCGCCGGATTAGCGACCTTGGCGGATTATGGGGGAGGGTGCCGCGCCTGTCTTTTTTCTTCCTGTTTTTTTCCCTGGCTTCCCTGGGGTTGCCGGGCCTTAACAATTTCGTCGGCGAGATTCTGATCCTCATCGGAGCTTTTCAGACCCGTCCCTGGTGGGGCGCAACGGCCTTTGCCGGAGTGGTGTTCGCGGCCGCCTACATGTTGCGCCTGGTACAGGGAGTGCTTTGGGGGCCTGCGCAGGGCAAGGAATTCTGGCCCGATCTCGATCTGCGCGAGGCCGTGGTGCTGACCGCCCTGGCTCTCTGCGTTCTGTGGCTGGGGCTCTACCCCGCGCCTTTTCTTCTGCCTTTGCAGGCGCCGGTGGCTGAATTGCTTGGTCAGCTGACGCCCCTTGCCGCATCAGGAGGAGCGCCATGA
- a CDS encoding NADH-quinone oxidoreductase subunit N yields MTWNDVIALLPILILALGSAALLMLGAWWPRHRALMGLGSLVALAAAVAAVCLTSPVAEVSALFGTGAYARFFTVLWSLVAALTLILSRRYGAQRGFSGGEYTALVLFAATGMALLSSATSLVGLFLGLEAFTLVLYILIAFHREDERGAEAGLKYLVMGAVATGFLAFGIALLYTSTGTFHLPEALAGLDPASGMRPVALLGWAMLLVAIGFKLSLAPFHLWTPDVYQGAPAPIAGLLATGAKGAVFAALLTLGAGVGPGWDDLRPLLWSLCALSMLVGTLCALRQDNLKRLLAYAAVVHMGYLLMALLADSSAGRTAVVFYLCAYTAMNLGVFALISSWSTAAGEPQQLEDYRGLGYRYPLRGAALTVFLLALAGIPPTAGFMGKFAIFVAALDAGLIILAICGVIASLISVYYYLRVVVVLFMSTGEGANLGFCGREESLVIAFCVAATLVLGLFPGPLLELIGSLIS; encoded by the coding sequence ATGACCTGGAACGATGTCATCGCTCTGCTCCCCATTCTGATTCTCGCCCTGGGTTCGGCTGCCCTGCTCATGCTTGGCGCCTGGTGGCCGCGGCACCGTGCTCTCATGGGTCTGGGCAGCCTGGTTGCCCTGGCTGCGGCGGTGGCAGCCGTTTGCCTGACCTCGCCCGTGGCCGAAGTCAGCGCCCTGTTCGGCACTGGCGCCTACGCGCGGTTTTTCACCGTCCTCTGGTCCCTGGTTGCGGCCTTGACCCTGATTCTGTCCCGGCGCTATGGGGCGCAGCGAGGTTTTTCAGGGGGCGAATACACCGCCCTGGTGTTGTTCGCCGCAACCGGCATGGCACTGCTCTCCAGCGCGACGTCACTGGTCGGCCTGTTTCTCGGTCTGGAAGCCTTTACCCTGGTGCTCTATATTCTTATCGCCTTTCACCGCGAGGACGAGCGCGGGGCCGAGGCCGGGCTCAAATACCTGGTGATGGGTGCGGTGGCTACCGGCTTTCTCGCCTTCGGTATCGCCCTTCTCTATACCTCAACAGGCACCTTTCATCTGCCCGAGGCCCTGGCCGGGCTCGATCCCGCCTCGGGCATGCGCCCCGTCGCGTTGCTTGGCTGGGCCATGCTGCTGGTTGCCATCGGCTTCAAGCTGTCTCTGGCGCCTTTTCATTTGTGGACGCCCGATGTCTATCAGGGTGCCCCGGCGCCCATCGCCGGGCTGCTTGCCACCGGCGCCAAAGGCGCGGTGTTTGCCGCACTGCTGACTTTAGGCGCGGGGGTGGGGCCCGGCTGGGACGATTTGCGGCCGCTGCTGTGGAGTCTCTGTGCTCTCTCCATGCTGGTCGGTACCCTGTGTGCCCTGCGGCAGGACAATCTCAAGCGCCTGCTGGCCTACGCAGCCGTGGTACACATGGGTTATCTGCTCATGGCGTTGCTGGCCGACAGCAGCGCCGGCCGCACCGCCGTGGTTTTCTATCTTTGCGCCTACACGGCCATGAACCTTGGCGTCTTCGCCCTCATTTCCTCCTGGTCCACGGCCGCCGGTGAACCCCAGCAGCTTGAAGACTATCGTGGCCTGGGCTATCGCTATCCCCTGCGCGGCGCGGCGTTGACGGTGTTTCTTCTGGCGCTGGCGGGAATTCCTCCCACGGCCGGGTTCATGGGCAAGTTCGCCATCTTCGTCGCCGCCCTGGATGCCGGGCTCATCATCCTGGCCATCTGCGGGGTGATCGCCTCGCTGATTTCGGTCTATTATTATCTGCGGGTGGTGGTCGTTCTTTTTATGAGCACCGGCGAAGGAGCGAACTTGGGTTTTTGCGGGCGCGAGGAAAGCCTCGTCATTGCTTTCTGTGTGGCGGCGACCCTGGTGCTCGGTCTTTTTCCGGGGCCCTTGCTGGAATTGATCGGATCGCTGATTTCTTGA
- the nuoL gene encoding NADH-quinone oxidoreductase subunit L — protein sequence MENLLFLILAFPLAGALANVLLGSLLPRALRAGLAVGAVAASLAATLVLWPLAAGAGTRATLFTWLESGSFRVPVEILFDPLSASMTLMVTAVSTLIHLYAVGYMEEEVDTARFFALLNLFVFAMLLIVLADNLLLLFLGWEGVGFCSYALIGFWYARTKNASAGRKAFLVTRIGDVFLGIALLWLFALFGTLSISSVNAQAATLGSGTLLALSLLLLGGACGKSAQLPLMTWLPDAMAGPTPVSALIHAATMVTAGVYLLCRLFPLVSLSPEAMAVIALVGALTAFYAATCALVQTEIKRVLAFSTMSQVGFMMLAVGVGSVSAALFHLFTHAFFKALLFMGAGCVIHLAAGENDMSKMGGMRKESRFLFWMFLAGVLCLAGAPLTGGFFSKDGILLADFARATPFYWAIWLVGSLTALLTAVYAFRVLYLVFLGEPRSRRRKSPYLPGLMRWTLPPLALAGLCGGLLNLPPLIGGNELLKNFLGPLAGAELHVSVGMEWLLVLVATALFLLGWALVHWHFRYAAGVPGGRLGDFLYRGWRADEVAEILVVRPFRVVGESLWHWGDRRLIDAALEGAGRLCMAGGERLRHWSTGRLSTYLATLAWGAAAILVYFLFRAL from the coding sequence ATGGAAAATCTGCTGTTCTTGATCCTTGCCTTTCCCCTCGCCGGTGCCCTGGCCAACGTGCTGCTCGGTAGCCTGCTGCCGCGCGCTCTGCGCGCCGGTCTGGCGGTGGGCGCGGTGGCGGCGAGCCTGGCGGCCACCCTTGTTCTTTGGCCCCTGGCGGCCGGCGCCGGCACCCGCGCGACCCTGTTCACCTGGCTTGAAAGCGGCAGCTTTCGGGTGCCGGTGGAGATCCTTTTCGATCCCCTTTCGGCCAGCATGACTCTGATGGTGACGGCGGTTTCGACCCTGATCCACCTCTACGCCGTCGGCTATATGGAGGAAGAAGTCGATACGGCGCGTTTTTTCGCCCTGCTCAATCTGTTTGTCTTCGCCATGCTCCTCATTGTTTTGGCGGACAACCTGCTGTTGCTCTTTCTCGGCTGGGAAGGGGTGGGCTTCTGCTCTTACGCGCTTATCGGATTCTGGTATGCCCGGACCAAAAATGCTTCCGCCGGGCGCAAGGCGTTTCTTGTCACGCGGATCGGCGATGTTTTCCTCGGTATTGCACTGCTGTGGCTTTTCGCCCTGTTCGGCACGCTGAGCATCAGTTCCGTCAACGCGCAGGCCGCGACCCTCGGCAGCGGCACCCTGCTGGCATTGAGTCTGTTGCTGCTGGGCGGCGCCTGCGGCAAGTCGGCGCAGCTGCCGTTGATGACCTGGCTTCCCGATGCCATGGCCGGCCCGACTCCGGTGTCGGCTCTGATTCATGCAGCGACCATGGTCACCGCCGGGGTTTACTTGCTGTGTCGGCTGTTTCCCCTGGTGTCTTTGTCGCCTGAAGCCATGGCGGTTATCGCCCTGGTCGGAGCCCTGACGGCCTTTTATGCCGCCACCTGCGCCCTGGTTCAGACCGAGATCAAGCGGGTGCTGGCCTTCTCGACCATGAGTCAGGTCGGATTCATGATGCTCGCGGTGGGGGTGGGCAGTGTTTCCGCCGCCCTCTTTCACCTCTTCACCCACGCATTTTTCAAGGCGTTGCTGTTCATGGGCGCGGGTTGCGTGATCCATCTGGCCGCCGGGGAAAACGACATGTCGAAAATGGGCGGGATGCGCAAAGAGTCGCGGTTTCTGTTCTGGATGTTTTTGGCGGGCGTCCTCTGTTTGGCCGGGGCCCCCCTGACCGGAGGATTTTTTTCCAAGGACGGCATTCTTCTCGCTGATTTTGCCCGAGCCACGCCCTTTTATTGGGCGATCTGGCTGGTGGGAAGCCTGACCGCCCTGTTGACCGCCGTTTATGCCTTCCGCGTGCTCTATCTGGTGTTTCTCGGTGAGCCGCGCAGTCGCCGCAGAAAAAGCCCTTACCTGCCCGGTCTGATGCGCTGGACTCTGCCGCCCCTGGCTCTGGCGGGGCTGTGCGGCGGGCTGCTCAACCTGCCGCCTTTGATCGGCGGCAACGAACTCCTGAAAAACTTTCTCGGTCCCTTGGCCGGGGCCGAACTGCATGTGAGCGTTGGGATGGAATGGCTGCTGGTCCTGGTGGCGACAGCCTTGTTTCTGCTCGGCTGGGCACTGGTGCACTGGCACTTTCGTTACGCCGCGGGAGTGCCCGGCGGTCGACTCGGCGACTTTCTCTACCGGGGCTGGCGGGCTGACGAGGTGGCGGAAATTCTGGTGGTGCGGCCCTTTCGGGTTGTGGGGGAGAGTTTGTGGCACTGGGGAGATCGCCGCCTCATCGACGCAGCCCTGGAGGGCGCGGGACGCCTGTGCATGGCGGGCGGAGAGCGTTTGCGCCACTGGAGCACGGGGCGCCTGAGCACCTACCTGGCGACCCTTGCCTGGGGTGCGGCGGCAATTCTGGTGTATTTCCTTTTCCGGGCTTTGTGA